The proteins below come from a single Halobacillus salinarum genomic window:
- a CDS encoding LytTR family DNA-binding domain-containing protein, translating into MDYFSISSLVESFKDLFPKEASIAVSDSRQFIYYKPSKYVDLKIKPGDRIGENTVTFKALAKQDKMSEHINSNVFGTPYFGTSVPIIDEGEAKGCLTAILPSKQLRFLASFLTIHLEDRWFPVPYEDVMFLEAKQRKTWIQSKRGMGTHKFSLSELEFYLPEHLFIRCHRSYIVNVNYIAEIQPDSHSTFLLIMKDKSKVPVSQTFASQFRKILSF; encoded by the coding sequence TTGGATTACTTTTCAATTTCTTCTCTGGTCGAATCATTTAAGGATTTGTTTCCTAAGGAAGCATCCATCGCAGTATCTGACTCGCGCCAGTTTATCTACTATAAACCGAGTAAATATGTGGATTTAAAAATAAAGCCTGGAGATCGTATCGGAGAGAATACGGTTACTTTCAAAGCATTAGCCAAACAGGATAAAATGTCAGAGCATATTAACAGCAACGTATTTGGCACTCCATATTTCGGAACTTCTGTTCCTATCATTGATGAAGGAGAAGCAAAGGGTTGCCTGACAGCGATTCTGCCGTCTAAACAGTTAAGATTTCTAGCCTCTTTTTTAACCATTCATTTGGAGGACCGCTGGTTTCCTGTTCCCTATGAAGATGTAATGTTTTTAGAAGCTAAACAAAGAAAAACTTGGATTCAGTCAAAGCGAGGAATGGGCACACATAAATTCAGCTTAAGTGAACTGGAATTCTACCTACCCGAACATTTATTTATCCGATGTCACCGTTCCTATATAGTAAATGTTAATTATATTGCAGAAATCCAGCCCGATTCTCATTCTACTTTTCTATTAATTATGAAAGACAAATCTAAAGTTCCGGTAAGCCAGACGTTTGCCAGTCAATTCCGGAAGATTTTATCCTTTTAA
- a CDS encoding GNAT family N-acetyltransferase, translating into METEDYELIAVLNKPVHDLHHSLYPDFFQEYNLEAVKELFRKQMDKVNAEFLILEDEEETVGFAWVETRKYDRYPYKKSFQSLYIHQISIDQEKRGRGYGTYLLNHIYQLAEDKGVNEVELDYWEKNNQAEQFYNKHGFAKSRQTVFKNLKNS; encoded by the coding sequence GTGGAAACGGAAGATTATGAATTGATTGCGGTATTAAATAAGCCTGTCCATGATTTACATCATTCTTTATATCCGGATTTTTTTCAGGAATATAACCTGGAAGCTGTAAAGGAACTATTTAGAAAGCAAATGGATAAGGTAAATGCTGAATTTCTTATTTTGGAAGATGAGGAAGAAACGGTTGGTTTTGCTTGGGTTGAGACAAGAAAATATGACCGTTACCCTTACAAAAAATCTTTCCAATCATTATATATACATCAAATTAGTATTGATCAGGAAAAAAGGGGCAGGGGCTATGGAACGTACTTGTTAAACCACATTTATCAGTTGGCAGAAGATAAAGGGGTTAACGAAGTAGAATTGGATTATTGGGAAAAAAATAATCAAGCAGAGCAATTTTACAACAAACATGGTTTTGCAAAATCACGACAAACCGTATTTAAAAACCTTAAGAATTCATAG
- a CDS encoding CsxC family protein has product MYYTKACHKGGSCDKAKVSHSHSEANGYYPSSSTNVPVILSQVNFQTAVEAEVHLPTPAKEIKSIKKNVSLKQCNVLKHPFREDQVKLFITGIVHKNIQYVEACSGTVKDYSVDIPFTGSDDVKIYKPVFQSQSQTTSTTEYKNASCNHHGSNSHQTSSFTYESFNEPITCKLNYSDVIELDLFEDFDRFGRFNTIIEKMEVNLWLYLLQNQPTGNCSDDTSHKPHKPCHKHKHKWIWAKRGSNPCARRLTGVELRPCVAPNETNRNKKCR; this is encoded by the coding sequence ATGTATTACACGAAGGCCTGCCATAAAGGCGGAAGCTGTGATAAAGCTAAGGTTTCCCATTCTCACAGCGAGGCTAACGGTTATTACCCCTCTAGCAGCACAAATGTTCCAGTTATCCTTTCTCAAGTTAACTTTCAAACTGCCGTCGAAGCAGAGGTTCATCTGCCAACACCTGCAAAGGAAATTAAATCCATTAAAAAAAATGTTTCATTAAAACAATGTAATGTTCTTAAACATCCATTCCGCGAAGATCAAGTTAAATTGTTTATTACCGGAATTGTGCACAAAAATATTCAATATGTAGAAGCATGCAGCGGCACGGTTAAGGATTACAGTGTTGATATTCCATTTACCGGAAGTGATGATGTGAAAATTTATAAGCCGGTTTTTCAATCGCAAAGCCAAACGACTTCAACTACGGAATACAAAAACGCTTCTTGTAACCATCACGGTTCTAATTCTCATCAAACTAGTTCATTCACGTATGAATCCTTTAACGAACCTATTACGTGTAAGTTAAACTATAGCGATGTTATTGAATTAGATCTCTTTGAGGACTTTGATCGGTTTGGAAGATTTAACACCATTATTGAAAAGATGGAGGTCAACCTCTGGTTGTATTTACTTCAGAACCAGCCAACAGGTAATTGTTCGGATGACACGTCTCATAAACCTCATAAGCCTTGTCATAAACACAAACACAAGTGGATATGGGCAAAAAGAGGATCCAATCCGTGTGCAAGAAGGTTAACAGGAGTAGAACTAAGGCCATGCGTTGCACCTAATGAGACTAATCGTAACAAAAAATGTCGTTAA
- a CDS encoding SDR family oxidoreductase, whose amino-acid sequence MDLQLSGKTVIVTASSKGLGKAAALEFAKEGAHVLISSRNEQELKKTSEEIVSQSGNDNVVYEVCDVTDPTQIKRLVEKAVTWNGSVDVLINNAGGPPAGTFDDFDDEEWNQAFELNLLSFIRTIREVLPSMRKQQEGRIINIASSSIKQSLDNLILSNTFRAGVVGLSKSLSQELAPDNILINTVGPGRIATDRVAQLDEKRAGAYGISVEEVREQAEENIPLGRYGDPEEFAKTLVFLASGQNTYLTGQSLVIDGGLVKAL is encoded by the coding sequence ATGGATCTTCAATTGTCAGGAAAGACGGTTATAGTTACCGCCTCCAGTAAAGGATTGGGTAAAGCTGCTGCTCTTGAATTTGCCAAAGAAGGAGCACATGTGCTTATTTCAAGCAGGAATGAGCAGGAGCTGAAAAAAACAAGCGAAGAAATCGTGTCGCAATCCGGTAATGACAACGTCGTATATGAAGTGTGTGATGTAACGGATCCCACGCAAATAAAGAGGTTAGTTGAAAAGGCTGTAACTTGGAACGGATCAGTAGATGTACTGATTAACAATGCGGGCGGCCCTCCTGCTGGAACCTTTGATGACTTTGATGATGAAGAATGGAACCAGGCGTTTGAACTTAATTTATTGAGTTTTATTCGAACAATCCGTGAAGTACTGCCTTCTATGCGGAAGCAGCAGGAAGGAAGAATTATTAATATTGCCTCTTCATCCATTAAGCAGAGCCTGGATAACTTAATTCTATCGAATACATTCAGGGCAGGTGTTGTAGGGCTTTCCAAAAGTCTCTCCCAGGAGCTAGCACCTGACAACATTTTGATAAACACAGTTGGTCCGGGAAGAATTGCCACCGACCGCGTTGCACAGCTTGACGAAAAACGGGCAGGAGCCTATGGGATATCAGTGGAAGAAGTTAGAGAACAAGCAGAAGAGAATATTCCGCTGGGACGCTATGGAGATCCTGAAGAGTTTGCTAAGACATTGGTTTTTCTTGCTTCTGGGCAAAACACTTACTTGACAGGACAGTCACTTGTTATTGATGGGGGCTTAGTGAAGGCACTATAA
- a CDS encoding DinB family protein: MNKFSRDAGEHVRDQYDYHLWAERQVFNHIRSLPDKIVHMEIQSVFPTVSAALVHTYITETIWLKVIAGEKLESIEEYVNRTQLSRQYSENNLEEIEKLFRHLEVQYTQIFNELPDLSKELRIEHPKFGEFNAPVYEVFQHLFNHASYHRGNITAMLRQLGYKGTPTDYILFLLQRSD; this comes from the coding sequence ATGAATAAATTCAGTCGTGATGCAGGGGAGCATGTCCGGGATCAATATGACTATCATTTGTGGGCTGAAAGACAGGTATTTAACCATATTAGGTCCCTTCCTGACAAAATAGTACATATGGAAATTCAAAGCGTTTTCCCGACCGTCTCTGCTGCTTTAGTTCATACTTATATTACAGAAACCATTTGGTTAAAGGTGATCGCGGGAGAAAAATTAGAATCGATTGAGGAATATGTGAATCGAACTCAGCTTAGTAGACAATATTCTGAAAACAACCTTGAAGAAATTGAAAAATTATTTCGTCATCTGGAAGTCCAGTACACTCAGATTTTTAATGAATTACCTGACCTCTCTAAAGAGTTGCGGATTGAGCACCCGAAGTTTGGGGAGTTCAACGCACCTGTTTATGAAGTGTTTCAACATCTCTTTAACCACGCATCCTATCATAGAGGAAATATTACAGCAATGCTTAGGCAGCTGGGGTACAAAGGGACACCAACAGATTATATCCTGTTTCTTTTACAAAGGTCGGATTAA
- a CDS encoding aspartyl-phosphate phosphatase Spo0E family protein — MSSRKHLEKQIETLRTQMYEAYRNYSRYEDIVKISQELDKLLNELNRSRD, encoded by the coding sequence ATGAGCAGCAGAAAACATTTAGAAAAACAAATCGAGACACTGAGAACCCAAATGTACGAAGCCTATAGAAATTATAGTAGATATGAAGACATCGTTAAGATCTCCCAGGAGCTCGACAAATTACTGAATGAACTTAATCGGTCCAGGGATTGA
- a CDS encoding DUF2200 domain-containing protein → MAKHKIYSMSFASVYPHYVTKAEKKGRTKTEVDEIIRWLTGYSQKELEAQLENQTAFENFFAEAPLLNPSRNMIKGVVCGVRVENIEEPTMREIRYLDKLIDELAKGKTMEKILRA, encoded by the coding sequence ATGGCCAAACATAAGATCTATTCAATGAGTTTCGCAAGTGTCTATCCTCATTATGTTACGAAAGCTGAAAAAAAAGGCCGTACGAAAACAGAAGTCGATGAAATCATTCGTTGGTTGACCGGTTACAGCCAGAAAGAGTTGGAAGCGCAGCTGGAAAATCAGACAGCTTTTGAAAACTTTTTTGCAGAAGCACCTCTGTTGAATCCTTCACGAAACATGATCAAAGGTGTGGTCTGCGGTGTACGAGTGGAAAACATCGAAGAACCAACGATGAGGGAAATCCGCTATTTAGATAAGCTGATTGATGAGTTAGCAAAAGGCAAAACGATGGAGAAGATCTTGCGTGCCTGA
- the motB gene encoding flagellar motor protein MotB: protein MARKKKRKSRLHEDNHTDESWLVPYADILTLLLALFIVLFASSTIDKEKFQAIANSFNSVLNGGESIIENNSLSKTTNVEEIVQKEHESQTQQAAEHEKLEKLQETINEYITENELTDLLQTKLTKDGLLVTLQDNALFDSGSAQVRSEDKHVARELSKMLVFNPPRKIVISGHTDNQPIKNAAFDNNWHLSVMRSINFMKVLLENKDLDPSYLSARGLGEFEPIASNETKEGRAKNRRVEVLILPNLKEG from the coding sequence ATGGCAAGGAAAAAGAAAAGAAAGTCCCGCCTCCATGAAGACAACCATACGGACGAATCCTGGTTAGTTCCTTATGCTGATATTTTAACACTGCTTCTCGCTTTATTTATCGTCTTATTTGCTTCAAGTACCATTGACAAAGAGAAATTCCAAGCTATTGCTAATTCTTTTAATAGTGTGCTTAATGGTGGAGAGTCGATCATTGAAAACAATAGTCTTAGTAAGACCACAAATGTAGAAGAAATCGTCCAGAAAGAACATGAAAGTCAAACCCAACAAGCAGCCGAGCATGAAAAGCTGGAAAAACTTCAGGAGACAATAAATGAATACATAACGGAAAATGAACTAACAGATTTGCTGCAGACGAAATTAACTAAAGATGGTTTATTAGTTACATTACAAGACAATGCTTTATTTGATTCTGGAAGTGCTCAAGTCCGATCAGAGGACAAGCATGTGGCGAGAGAATTATCCAAAATGCTTGTATTTAATCCTCCAAGGAAAATTGTAATCAGTGGTCATACGGATAATCAGCCTATAAAGAATGCTGCATTTGATAACAATTGGCATTTAAGTGTTATGCGATCTATTAACTTTATGAAGGTATTATTAGAAAATAAGGACCTTGATCCAAGTTATTTAAGTGCAAGAGGGTTAGGAGAGTTTGAACCAATTGCTTCCAATGAAACGAAAGAGGGAAGGGCCAAAAATAGAAGAGTCGAAGTATTAATTCTTCCCAATCTTAAAGAAGGCTGA
- a CDS encoding sporulation histidine kinase inhibitor Sda → MKELTNKDLIETFKTAHQLKLSEDFIELLNREIVRREITVPYDQYSSLNRKLFLYIPDRRNDTP, encoded by the coding sequence ATGAAAGAACTGACGAATAAGGACTTGATTGAAACATTTAAAACCGCTCACCAACTAAAACTTTCCGAAGATTTTATAGAGCTGCTTAATAGAGAAATAGTCCGCCGAGAAATCACTGTACCTTATGATCAATACTCCTCCCTGAATAGAAAGCTGTTCTTATATATACCTGATCGTAGAAATGACACACCTTAA
- a CDS encoding DUF3189 family protein: MIFIYNDYGGTHTTSMAAAFHLELVAPEKELTKEEVLSIPYFNQLTKKDFGRLIHHGNDSEGNPVYTLGRKSSKLVVPALKEFGMLLFDLFKMDEQIVFSNTSPTVPFVMTIGGGLSRGLGLDFLGVPLLVKGAKRNAPLIYDLVQNTKREAKENMKDKILVLDNQQYKI, from the coding sequence ATGATATTTATCTACAATGATTACGGGGGAACTCATACGACTTCCATGGCTGCTGCCTTTCATCTGGAATTAGTAGCTCCGGAAAAAGAACTAACAAAAGAAGAGGTACTATCTATTCCTTACTTTAACCAATTGACAAAAAAGGATTTTGGCAGGTTAATCCATCATGGAAATGATTCAGAGGGAAACCCGGTTTATACCTTAGGAAGAAAATCCTCCAAGCTCGTCGTGCCCGCTTTGAAAGAGTTTGGTATGCTGTTGTTCGATTTGTTTAAAATGGATGAACAAATTGTTTTTTCTAACACTTCTCCAACAGTTCCATTTGTGATGACCATAGGGGGCGGCTTGTCCAGGGGGCTGGGGTTGGATTTCTTAGGAGTACCGCTGTTAGTTAAAGGGGCAAAGCGAAACGCTCCATTAATTTATGATTTAGTACAAAATACGAAACGAGAAGCAAAAGAGAACATGAAAGATAAAATCTTAGTATTGGATAACCAGCAGTATAAAATATAA
- a CDS encoding aspartyl-phosphate phosphatase Spo0E family protein: protein MVNKCSLHRQIEDLREKMYEVYETSADYEDLLKISQELDRLLNELEKMKNN, encoded by the coding sequence ATGGTTAACAAATGTTCTCTCCATCGACAAATAGAGGATTTAAGGGAGAAAATGTACGAAGTTTATGAGACTTCAGCGGATTATGAGGACTTATTGAAAATTTCTCAAGAACTAGACCGTTTATTAAATGAATTAGAAAAGATGAAGAATAATTAA
- a CDS encoding cell wall-binding repeat-containing protein, producing the protein MSAWIVFCTLASYTTVSAETLDGGDDVICQDSCREFSYVDNQSSTFINGKNESEFVPLSSLIAETSSGNVYDHYQVRKRTVSQTSSSTQGSQSPSLTVQPKSLININGTNGDKQITYVRGGNEKLRKLVSKYLAMEGFQVQEQEELPTSQQASKEVSVIFTRAQGNDFIKNGDITSFASIENASKTQQFTAYSNAIQDAVNEYHSEKNVWIWRNGAVTEDPEGTIHYLNSQNINNIYLHFDSRVRVEDYQYFNELANDSGMTVHALMGQPKWGLKNHAREAEDRVDLVSAYNRKVPKEAQFSGIHFDIEPYVLDNWDYDRADVLHQWADSAEEYISYAKEKGFIVGSALPFWTDQSTVTSYYPEFFQEMVDRQDYVTLMAYRNHALGSNSITSLSKGEVMYARSPKVEVGVELLPNEIDYLSFYNRTNLQLEKELSAVRRFFAGLKVQGFKGVTIHDFHSWQGKPPLHLPIQKSDSFGRIAGKSRYETSEAFTNQLPDHSVETIILTDGGNYPDALAGGVLNKTLNGAIMLIDDRQTVIDSKLSEARRLLKPGGEVIILGGEGAVSAKVYNQFAKLDVPISRIAGKNRVETSIAIADKVAQNPQHIYLADGRNFADALSIVPYATKKQRPILLNSTKDDLSQDIKTYITYHPSIKTVTIIGGPNAVTGNAETILKNNGVQTVERIAGLNRAETALKIAKKYYPDTTKAAISNGSRFPDALSGSRYAYEHDLPILLANKGSIDDSVRVFSKQINSFVFYGGEGVLSPDLAEELK; encoded by the coding sequence ATGTCTGCCTGGATTGTTTTTTGTACGCTGGCGTCTTACACTACGGTAAGTGCGGAAACGCTGGATGGAGGGGATGATGTGATTTGTCAAGATTCTTGTCGGGAATTCTCTTATGTGGATAATCAATCTTCTACTTTTATAAATGGTAAAAATGAGAGTGAATTCGTTCCGCTTTCTTCATTGATTGCTGAAACTTCAAGCGGCAATGTCTATGACCATTATCAAGTAAGAAAACGGACTGTTTCCCAGACCTCATCAAGTACACAGGGAAGTCAAAGTCCTTCTTTAACCGTACAACCGAAGTCGTTAATCAATATAAATGGCACAAACGGGGACAAACAGATTACTTACGTTCGCGGTGGAAATGAAAAACTAAGAAAATTAGTGAGTAAATATTTAGCTATGGAAGGTTTTCAAGTTCAGGAACAAGAGGAACTTCCTACGTCGCAGCAAGCTTCGAAGGAAGTTTCTGTAATCTTTACTAGAGCACAAGGGAACGATTTCATAAAAAACGGTGACATCACTTCTTTTGCATCTATAGAAAATGCTTCAAAAACCCAGCAGTTCACTGCCTATTCCAACGCTATCCAAGATGCTGTGAATGAGTACCATTCGGAGAAGAATGTGTGGATCTGGCGGAATGGTGCCGTAACAGAAGACCCTGAAGGAACGATTCATTACTTGAACAGCCAAAACATCAATAATATCTATTTGCATTTTGACTCAAGAGTCCGTGTTGAGGATTACCAGTATTTTAATGAACTTGCGAATGATTCAGGGATGACTGTTCATGCGTTAATGGGCCAGCCGAAGTGGGGTTTGAAAAATCACGCAAGGGAAGCAGAAGATCGAGTGGATCTTGTCTCTGCCTATAACCGTAAAGTTCCAAAGGAAGCGCAGTTTTCCGGCATTCATTTTGATATAGAACCGTATGTTCTAGATAATTGGGATTACGATCGTGCTGACGTTCTACACCAATGGGCAGACTCTGCGGAAGAATATATCAGTTATGCAAAAGAGAAAGGGTTTATTGTAGGGAGCGCGCTGCCTTTTTGGACAGACCAAAGTACCGTGACTTCCTACTATCCTGAATTTTTTCAAGAAATGGTCGATCGACAGGATTATGTTACTTTAATGGCTTACCGCAATCATGCACTCGGGAGTAATAGTATTACCTCACTTTCTAAAGGAGAGGTGATGTACGCACGTTCTCCAAAAGTGGAGGTCGGGGTAGAGCTTCTGCCTAATGAAATTGATTACTTAAGCTTTTATAACCGAACGAACCTGCAATTAGAAAAAGAATTAAGTGCTGTGCGACGCTTTTTTGCAGGCTTGAAGGTCCAAGGTTTTAAAGGAGTAACGATTCATGACTTTCACTCCTGGCAAGGGAAACCACCCCTTCATTTACCTATTCAAAAATCAGACTCCTTCGGAAGAATAGCAGGAAAGTCGAGATATGAAACTTCTGAAGCTTTTACTAATCAGCTTCCCGATCATTCTGTAGAGACAATCATATTAACGGATGGAGGAAACTATCCAGATGCGCTTGCAGGTGGAGTGTTAAATAAGACATTAAATGGAGCGATTATGCTCATCGACGACCGGCAGACGGTGATCGACAGTAAACTTTCTGAAGCAAGACGATTGCTTAAGCCCGGGGGCGAAGTCATTATTTTAGGAGGAGAAGGAGCTGTCTCGGCTAAGGTGTACAACCAGTTTGCTAAGCTGGATGTTCCGATCTCCCGCATAGCAGGAAAAAACAGAGTAGAGACTTCCATTGCAATTGCAGATAAAGTAGCACAAAATCCTCAGCATATTTACTTGGCAGATGGAAGGAACTTTGCCGATGCTTTAAGCATTGTTCCGTATGCAACGAAAAAGCAGCGACCTATTCTTTTAAATAGTACCAAAGACGATTTAAGTCAGGACATTAAAACTTATATAACTTATCATCCAAGTATAAAGACGGTTACGATTATTGGAGGACCTAATGCAGTGACAGGTAATGCTGAAACAATTCTTAAGAATAATGGTGTCCAAACAGTGGAAAGAATTGCAGGGCTGAATCGTGCTGAGACTGCTTTAAAAATAGCAAAAAAGTACTATCCTGATACGACAAAAGCTGCGATTTCCAATGGAAGTCGTTTCCCTGATGCGCTGTCAGGGAGCAGATATGCTTACGAGCATGATCTTCCCATTCTGTTAGCAAATAAAGGTTCGATCGATGATTCGGTCCGCGTGTTTTCGAAGCAGATCAATAGTTTTGTTTTTTACGGGGGAGAAGGTGTATTGTCTCCGGATTTAGCTGAAGAGCTGAAGTAA
- the motA gene encoding flagellar motor stator protein MotA has protein sequence MDKSSIIGVILGVIAVFAGMILKGVSLSALINPAAILIIILGTIAAVTIAFPASELKRIPKLFRILFTENKSYTIQELIPLFSEWASTARREGLLALERELNETEDPFLKNGMKMTIDGMEAEFVRDVMLEEIEAMEDRHQAGASIFTQAGTYAPTLGVLGAVVGLIAALSHMDNTDELGIAISAAFVATFLGIFTGYVLWHPFANKLRRKSQLEVKVKEVMIEGVLSILEGQSPRTIEQKLSTYLTVVERSEFLDKEEEI, from the coding sequence ATGGATAAATCATCGATTATCGGTGTGATACTAGGGGTTATTGCTGTTTTTGCGGGGATGATATTGAAAGGAGTTAGTTTATCAGCACTCATTAATCCTGCAGCGATCTTGATCATTATTTTAGGAACTATCGCTGCAGTGACCATTGCATTTCCTGCTAGTGAATTGAAACGAATTCCTAAACTTTTTAGAATCCTGTTCACCGAAAATAAATCATATACGATCCAAGAGTTAATTCCTTTATTTTCTGAATGGGCATCCACAGCAAGGAGGGAAGGACTGCTTGCTTTAGAAAGGGAGTTAAATGAGACAGAAGATCCTTTTTTAAAAAATGGGATGAAAATGACGATTGACGGTATGGAGGCGGAATTTGTCCGTGATGTAATGCTAGAGGAAATTGAAGCGATGGAAGACCGTCATCAAGCTGGAGCTTCTATTTTTACTCAGGCCGGAACCTATGCGCCAACTTTAGGTGTATTAGGTGCTGTTGTAGGTCTTATAGCTGCTTTAAGCCACATGGATAATACAGATGAATTAGGAATTGCGATCTCTGCAGCTTTTGTAGCTACATTCTTAGGGATTTTTACAGGATACGTTCTTTGGCATCCCTTTGCAAATAAGTTAAGAAGAAAATCTCAATTAGAAGTAAAAGTAAAGGAAGTCATGATTGAAGGAGTTCTATCCATTCTTGAAGGTCAGTCGCCAAGAACCATTGAACAAAAATTATCAACCTATCTTACGGTTGTAGAGCGCAGCGAATTTTTAGATAAGGAAGAGGAGATTTAA
- a CDS encoding acetyl-CoA hydrolase/transferase family protein — translation MRDKRLQSKIVSEETAASWIENGMTLGLSGFTRAGDAKAVPSALVEIARQKELKVNVYTGASLGSDIDRLMAEAGIVHKRLPFQADKTMRNEINNGDLLFVDQHLSHTAESIRQDVLAPIDYAIVEAVSITEDGTIIPSTSVGNSSIFAEKADAIIIELNLSQPESLEGLHDIYQLQDQGNREPIPLRNVDDRIGTEGIEVDVNKIKGVVVTNQVDSPSTIVPPDKETALMAEHLVDFLRKEKDSGRLPRNLAPLQSGIGSIANAVFHGLLESEFTDLEVYSEVLQDAVFDLMDAGKIRFASGCSITLSESKLDHVYQNLEKYSERLLLRPQEISNHPEIIRRLGLIAINTPLEVDIYGNVNSTHVHGTKMMNGIGGSGDFTRNARISIFATKSIAKNGDISSVVPFVSHVDHTEHDVDIIVTEQGFADLRGLAPRERVPMIIENCAHPMYRKQLYSYYNDACERGGQTPHILENAFWHTRFQKKGTMLEKDIQLT, via the coding sequence ATGCGTGATAAGCGATTACAAAGCAAAATTGTTTCAGAGGAAACCGCTGCTTCCTGGATTGAGAATGGAATGACTCTTGGACTGAGCGGTTTTACAAGAGCAGGAGACGCCAAGGCCGTTCCTTCAGCGTTAGTAGAAATCGCCAGGCAGAAGGAGCTTAAAGTAAACGTGTATACCGGTGCCTCATTAGGGTCTGACATCGACCGTCTAATGGCTGAAGCTGGAATTGTTCATAAACGCTTGCCTTTTCAAGCTGATAAAACCATGAGAAATGAGATTAATAATGGAGATCTGTTATTTGTCGATCAGCATTTATCCCATACAGCTGAATCCATTCGCCAAGACGTACTTGCTCCTATTGATTACGCTATTGTGGAAGCGGTATCAATCACTGAAGATGGAACTATTATCCCTTCCACATCTGTGGGCAATTCTTCCATATTTGCTGAAAAAGCAGATGCCATAATCATCGAATTAAACTTATCTCAGCCGGAATCCCTTGAAGGGTTACATGATATCTATCAGTTGCAGGATCAGGGGAACCGGGAGCCGATTCCATTAAGAAACGTTGATGACCGAATCGGGACAGAAGGAATCGAAGTAGATGTGAATAAAATAAAAGGAGTGGTCGTAACGAACCAGGTAGATTCCCCTTCAACGATTGTCCCACCTGATAAGGAAACTGCTTTAATGGCTGAACATTTAGTAGATTTTCTGCGAAAAGAAAAAGATTCAGGGAGACTGCCGCGAAACCTGGCGCCTTTGCAATCCGGAATTGGTTCCATTGCTAATGCCGTGTTTCACGGTTTATTAGAGTCAGAGTTTACGGACTTAGAAGTCTACTCTGAAGTCCTTCAGGACGCAGTTTTTGACTTAATGGATGCCGGAAAAATCAGGTTTGCTTCCGGATGTTCGATCACTCTATCTGAATCAAAACTAGATCATGTGTACCAAAACCTTGAAAAATACAGCGAACGTTTATTGCTGCGTCCTCAAGAGATCTCAAACCATCCTGAAATCATTAGGAGACTGGGGCTGATTGCCATTAATACACCTTTAGAAGTAGATATTTATGGAAATGTGAACTCTACTCACGTCCACGGTACAAAAATGATGAATGGCATAGGTGGATCTGGAGACTTCACACGCAACGCACGCATTTCTATCTTTGCCACGAAATCAATTGCAAAAAATGGAGACATATCAAGCGTCGTTCCTTTTGTATCACACGTTGATCATACAGAACATGACGTGGATATTATTGTGACAGAACAAGGTTTTGCAGATTTAAGAGGGCTGGCACCTAGAGAACGCGTTCCTATGATCATCGAAAATTGCGCCCATCCTATGTACCGCAAACAGCTTTACAGCTATTACAACGATGCGTGTGAACGTGGAGGTCAAACCCCGCATATCCTTGAGAATGCTTTTTGGCACACCCGGTTCCAAAAAAAGGGCACGATGTTGGAAAAAGATATACAGCTAACATAA